From a single Stomoxys calcitrans chromosome 4, idStoCalc2.1, whole genome shotgun sequence genomic region:
- the LOC106094943 gene encoding uncharacterized protein LOC106094943 → MEKQFWIFFLIFGFLKELQCIKIRLHKTVCNSLDESACRFDSCEVKPNKQNIPSFSADIKLLNGSIDTLVFQSEFYHVFGKNQLLMANRSFDFCEMITNKRKNSVAKFFIDIIATYTTINHSCPFKEDEIFIRNLAVKKFALPGPEGNYLFKMKAVANKKSLFRLDLYMKVIN, encoded by the exons ATGGAGAAACAATTTTggatattttttctaatttttggtTTCCTGAAGGAG TTGCAGTGTATAAAAATTCGCTTGCACAAAACTGTTTGCAACTCCCTGGATGAAAGCGCCTGCAGATTCGATAGCTGTGAGGTTAAACCCAATAAACAGAACATTCCCTCATTCTCGGCCGATATAAAACTTCTGAATGGCTCCATTGATACTCTTGTCTTTCAATCGGAATTCTATCACGTCTTTGGCAAGAACCAATTACTCATGGCCAATAGATCGTTTGATTTCTGTGAGATGATAACGAATAAGCGAAAGAATTCTGTGGCCAAGTTCTTTATTGACATCATTGCGACCTATACCACCATAAATCATTCGTGCCCATTTAAG GaagatgaaatttttatacgcaATTTAGCTGTTAAAAAGTTTGCCTTGCCTGGCCCAGAAGGAAATTATCTATTCAAGATGAAAGCAGTCGCGAATAAGAAGAGTCTCTTTCGTTTGGATTTGTACATGAAGGTTATTAATTAG